The sequence ccGAAGGATATCGACAGATGCGACCCAAGACTTTCCCCGCCAGCAACTACAGTGGCAACAGCCACCAGATGCTGCAGGAAATTCGGGAGAGTCTCCGTAACCTTTCCCGGCCTTCTGACCTCCCTAAGGTAGACATGGGGGGCGCTGGAAAGGTGATGCCTGAAGATCCCAGGCAGCAAGGGCGCTGCAACAACCCCAAAAACCCCTACCACAAGGCCTTGCAGGAGATTCGCAAGTCCCTGATGCCTTTTGCCAATGAGCCCAGCTCTTCTGGACGGACTGCAGAGGTTAACAAACAGATGCTGTTGGAGCTGCTGTCTGTTGGCTTTGAAGAGGTAAGGAGGAAGAATGTAAAAGTGGAAACACTACTTCAGCTAGGTAGCACGTTAGTACTGTGTAGTAAATTAAGATATTTTAATGAATATAACTAAAATAATTCAGATTTTTAAAATCAGTCAAGCAACGTCCATACTGACAGTTGTGGAATAATCTGAgtaccagtgtttcccctatattcgTTCAAATCGTTGCCACCGTTATAACAAATTATTATACTTTAGAATATTTTTTATTCAGATGGTGCAACactttcagtgtaaacttaaagACTAAAACTAGATATAAAGTATGCAGAAAAGATAATGgcgatatatgtatatatattaaaaataaagagaatctttgagaactaacattCACCAAAATCAAAACTAGACAGGCAGGGAGAATGTAAAATTCCAAAAATGTCTTGGCATGGAGCCCCCATTGATtttatgtttgagtcactcagatagcataagaacacagcataagccatggcaaaatatgtagaatttcatgaaattagctttaaaagGAACTCAAAAATGTTTGTCCGGGGTTCACGCTATTGTCCATTAccacaaccccccccacacacactatgCTAACTTTGCCACCTCTGCAAAAAAACATCTTAGGGGAAACGCTTTATACCATGAACAACTGAATTGTTCAAGCTATTACACAAAATGAGTTATTGCAGAATGTTTTCCCTTTGTTGGTGGATGACAGGAGACTGATGTGAAATATGAAAGCTATGCAATGTGGAATGACCAGCTTTAGCTGCCTGCTCAGGGTGTCATGATTGTCAGTGACTtttagtcactttaactctacctacatgtacatattacctcgactaacctgtgcccccgcacgttgactctgtaccagtaccccctgtatatagcctcgtttgttgttttactgctgctgtttaattatttgttacttttattttctacttaacatgtttttttgtttttcttaaagcattgttgtaagtaagaatttcactgtaaggtctacctacacctattgtattctgcgcatgtgacaaatacatttgatattCAGCCCTGAGGCAGAGATCAATGAAACCAAGTATGTCAAAAAGCTACTGATATGTCTGGTTCTTAAACATTTATACTtaaacatttatatatatattccatTGTATTTGAGAGTTGTGGGTAAGTAGTTTCTGTAAACTTGATATGTTTGTCTAATAGCGCCTCGAAACCTTTTATTTCAGGTATTAATAGCTAGTATATGTATTGTGTGCAGGAAATGGTGATCCGTGCTCTGAAGCAGACCAACAGTCGCAGTGTGGAGGCAGCCATAGAGTACATTAGTAAGATGAGCTACCAGGATCCTGTGAGGGAGCAGATGGTGGCTGCCGCCGCCCGCCCTGTCAATGCAGGCATGAAAGCTCCCGGTAGGTGTCTGTCCTCTGGGACCAAACCACTCCTTTACCCATCGTTGTTCACGGAAACCTGGCTACCATTGTTCCAGGATCTAGGACTTGGCTATACTATTTGTCTCTGGAGATGCAATCAATTGTCAATGAGGAAACAATATTCTGTTGTACAACTCTGGTTTGGGGGAAGGGTGTGTGTTTCAAATGAGAATGTTGTACAAGGCACTGGTTTCCTTTCTTTCATATTTCAGTAATGTCTATCGCAAACATAATTATTCATTTTTATATGCTGCCATGACCTGTAGTTTTTCTTCCCATCATTGCAGGCTCATCTCACATTCAGCAGCCTGTGCTGAGGAGGCAGAGCTGGAAGGGTTCCAAGGAGTCTCTGGTTCAGAGACATGGCCCCATGATGGTGGAGGGGATGATTTACCATTCAGACAGCCCAGGACCCCAGGGTGACCTGGCAGGACGAGGCCCACCCCCAGCCTTCCCACAGTGTCACCCTGGCAACAACCAACGGGtcaaccctcccctaccccctcAGGTGCGCAGTGTTACCCCTCCCCCAAACAGAGGTGCAACCCCGCCCCCACCTTCCTGGGACAGTAACCTCTCCACTAAGCGCTTCTCTGGCAACATGGATTACCTCGTGCCCCGCATCTCTCCTGTTCCCCAAGGGGCCTGGCCTGAAGGCTACTCAGCCCCCCAGAACCAGAGGGGCATCAGCCCAGTGCCCATGGGCCGTCAGCCCATCATCATGCAGAGCTCTGGGGGTAACAAGTTCAGCTTCCCCTCCAGCTGGTCTCAGAACGGCTCCACTCAGCCAGACTACATGGGTCACCAGAGTGGTGGCAGCAGACAACCCCCTCCCCCTTACCCAGTGAATCAGAGTAACAGACAAAGCCCAACCGCTCAACAGATGCAGGCCGGAGGACCTGCCTCCTCCCCATCCTACATCAACGGGGGTAACCTCCCCCAGTCCATGATGGTGCCTAACCGGAACAGTCACAACCTTGACATGTACAACATGGGCGTGCCTCAGTCCTGGTCCCAAGCCCCCCCTGGCCAGCCTCAGTCCTCCCCAGGTAGTAGTAACCAGGACGTGTCCCCGTCATGGCAGCAGCACACCATCCCTGTCCGATCTAGCTCCTTCAACAGCCACCAGATGAGCAACAGGCAGGGCCACCCGGCCAGCTCCCAGCCCTCTGCCACCACAGTGACAGCCATCACCCAGGCCCCCATCCTGCAGCCTGTGAAGAGCATGCGTGTGCAGAAGCCTGAGCTACACACTGCCGTGGCCCCCGCACACCCGCCCTGGATGCATCAGCCCCCTGCACCTCCCACTACCTACCAGGAGCCGCTACCACCAGCACCCATGCCCCAGGTACCCATGCCAGTAGCAGACGTGCCTAGTTACCAGGGTCCTCCACCCCCATACCCCAAACACCTCCTCCAGCAGCCTGTTGCACACTGCCCTGCCTATGACCCAGGGCCCAAGCCCAGttctgggagagaggaggctgcagaGGAGGAGGATTGTAGCAGCACTGCTAGTGACAGGCCAGAGGGCCCAGACTTTGCTGTTGTGGGAACAGAGAAGGAGAATAAACAGATCACCACATCTCCAGTGCCTGTACGCCGGAACAAGAAAGACGAGGAACGACGAGGAGACCCCAGAgtacctctctactctccccaggCCTTCAAGTTCTTCATGGAGCAGCACGTTGAGAACATCCTGAAGAACCACCAGATGAGGATCCATAGGAAGAAACAGCTGGAGAGTGAGATGCAGAGGGTGAGAGTACACAGTCACTGCTTATAATGTCCCTGTGAGTTAAATTTGGTCTAAACAATGGTATAATCTAAATACATTTGGTATATTCAATTCGGAGGAATACAGGATATTTATTTATTAGCTGAAAGGCCTACATTTTCACTGTAATGGATTTGGCATGTCCAATCACAGTCAACCTTAAGATTCTGGCACCCTCTTCAAATATGTTGTCATGCAGTCCTGGCTTTCAATCTTCCTGACTCTTTACTATTTATTTCCTGTTTTATATTTTCATTCTTTTGAATGTTATATTCTTCCCTTCTGCTtagctgtctctctttctctcattttctctccctgCTGTCACTAACAGCTGATGTAGAAGGTAAAGAAAGGTATCTCCTATCAATGCTGTGTCCTGAATAGTCCACACAGATCAGTGACCAAGTAAGCAGCTGTTGAAAGATGGGCCACTTTAATTGAACAGCATGATGCCCTCTGCTGACTGACCGCATCACACCAACTCCTTAGGGAGATGCATGCCTTCCCATCTACTTTCCATGTTTAGTGCTCTGTCCAGCTTAAATGATGCTTGCCAAGACAACCAGCCTTATTGAGAACGTCTGCTGTATCTCTTTGGTTGTTTTTTTATCTCTTACCTTTCTAATGTGTTTTTAATGCTTACTATTTCGTGTTCCTTGACCTGGGCCAGCATTCTGCCAGGTTAAATCCATTGCTTTGCTAATACATCTGTGGTTGTCTTATTTTGTGTCTAATTCATGTTCTGTGGTTCTCTTAAGGGCCTGAATGTAAATTGTCATATTTTGCAATTTAGGTCAAGTTGTCAGGGGATGCCCAGGAGCAGATGCGCATGATGCTGTCTCAGAAAGAGTCCAACTACATCCGACTGAAGCGGGCCAAGATGGACAAGTCCATGTTTAAGAGGATCAAGACCCTGGGCATCGGTGCCTTTGGAGAGGTATGTCTAGCCCGGAAGGAGGACACTGGAGCCCTGTACGCCATGAAGACGCTGCGCAAGAAGGACGTTCTCCTCAGGAACCAGGTGGCCCACGTCAAGGCAGAGCGAGACATCCTGGCTGAGGCTGATAATGAGTGGGTGGTGCGGCTCTACTACTCCTTCCAGGACAAGGACAACCTGTACTTTGTGATGGACTACATCCCCGGAGGAGACATGATGAGTCTGCTGATCCGCCTGGGCCTCTTCAAAGAGGAGTTGGCTCAGTTCTACATCGCTGAGCTCACTTGCGCCGTGGAG is a genomic window of Oncorhynchus keta strain PuntledgeMale-10-30-2019 chromosome 19, Oket_V2, whole genome shotgun sequence containing:
- the LOC118398728 gene encoding serine/threonine-protein kinase LATS1-like, translated to MKRGEKPEGYRQMRPKTFPASNYSGNSHQMLQEIRESLRNLSRPSDLPKVDMGGAGKVMPEDPRQQGRCNNPKNPYHKALQEIRKSLMPFANEPSSSGRTAEVNKQMLLELLSVGFEEEMVIRALKQTNSRSVEAAIEYISKMSYQDPVREQMVAAAARPVNAGMKAPGSSHIQQPVLRRQSWKGSKESLVQRHGPMMVEGMIYHSDSPGPQGDLAGRGPPPAFPQCHPGNNQRVNPPLPPQVRSVTPPPNRGATPPPPSWDSNLSTKRFSGNMDYLVPRISPVPQGAWPEGYSAPQNQRGISPVPMGRQPIIMQSSGGNKFSFPSSWSQNGSTQPDYMGHQSGGSRQPPPPYPVNQSNRQSPTAQQMQAGGPASSPSYINGGNLPQSMMVPNRNSHNLDMYNMGVPQSWSQAPPGQPQSSPGSSNQDVSPSWQQHTIPVRSSSFNSHQMSNRQGHPASSQPSATTVTAITQAPILQPVKSMRVQKPELHTAVAPAHPPWMHQPPAPPTTYQEPLPPAPMPQVPMPVADVPSYQGPPPPYPKHLLQQPVAHCPAYDPGPKPSSGREEAAEEEDCSSTASDRPEGPDFAVVGTEKENKQITTSPVPVRRNKKDEERRGDPRVPLYSPQAFKFFMEQHVENILKNHQMRIHRKKQLESEMQRVKLSGDAQEQMRMMLSQKESNYIRLKRAKMDKSMFKRIKTLGIGAFGEVCLARKEDTGALYAMKTLRKKDVLLRNQVAHVKAERDILAEADNEWVVRLYYSFQDKDNLYFVMDYIPGGDMMSLLIRLGLFKEELAQFYIAELTCAVESVHRMGFIHRDIKPDNILIDRDGHIKLTDFGLCTGFRWTHDSKYYQSGDHVRQDSMDFSKEWEQDPSNCRCADRLKPLERRKARQHQRCLAHSLVGTPNYIAPEVLLRTGYTQLCDWWSVGVILYEMVVGQPPFLATTPLETQLKVINWQTTLHIPPQAKLSPEASDLIIKLCRGPEDRLGKNGADEIKVQPFFKTIDFSNDLRQMQPAPYIPTIAHCTDTSNFDPVDPDKLWSSNNEGEGNHNDTLNGWFRNGKHPEHAFYEFTFRRFFDDNGHPYSCPKPIGIEYEEGFDGDEADSEALTQEEGDQEESSRAQGHDLVYV